Genomic window (Acidobacteriota bacterium):
CGCCGGCCGGATGGGTGTCGGTGATCCGGTAGGCATCGGCCGAATCGCCATAGCCCAGCACTTCGCCGAGGATCGCCGCGCCTCGGGCGCGGGCGTGGTCCAGCTCCTCGAGCACGACGACGCCGGCGCCTTCCGACATCACGAACCCGCACCGCTTCCGGTCAAAGGGCCGCGAGGCGCGCTCCGGCGCGGTGAAGCGCTCGGCCAGGGCCTTGAGCAGGGTGAAGCCGAGAATGCCAACGAAGTCGAGTGCGGACTCGGCGCCGCCCGCGAGCATCGCGTCGCAGCGCCCCTCGCGGATAAGGCGTGTCCCCTCGCCGATAGCTTGGGCCCCGGCGGCGCAGGCCGACACCAGGGCCAGGTTCGGTCCGCCGGCGCCGTACCGCGCCGCCAATGTTACCGGGGCCAGGTCGGATTTGCGCCGGTAGAACTGCATGAAGTCGTAACCGCCGCTGCGGGCGATGGCCGCGGTGTCCCAGTGCCCCTGCCCGTCGGTGAAGCGGTGCAGGAACAGGGCGGCGTCCACGGACGGGTTCTCGCCGTGGGCGCCCACGGCGATCCCGAGCCGTGTCCGGTCCGGCAGGGTATCCAGGCGGGCCTGGGTCACGGCCTCGCCGGCCGCGGCCAGGAGGAAGCGGGTGCAGAGGGCGAGCTGCGGCCGGTGACGGCGGGCGTAACCGTCGCTTTGGTCGTCGAGCCATGAATCGGGGATCTGGCCGCCGATGGCGCACGGCAGGCCGCGGGTGTCGAACCGGGTCAGGTAGCCGATGCCCGACTCGCCCGCGGCGGCGCGGGC
Coding sequences:
- a CDS encoding beta-ketoacyl-[acyl-carrier-protein] synthase family protein, which translates into the protein MTHPPAAANPQPPRRRVVVTGCGMITPLGRTTAETFARAAAGESGIGYLTRFDTRGLPCAIGGQIPDSWLDDQSDGYARRHRPQLALCTRFLLAAAGEAVTQARLDTLPDRTRLGIAVGAHGENPSVDAALFLHRFTDGQGHWDTAAIARSGGYDFMQFYRRKSDLAPVTLAARYGAGGPNLALVSACAAGAQAIGEGTRLIREGRCDAMLAGGAESALDFVGILGFTLLKALAERFTAPERASRPFDRKRCGFVMSEGAGVVVLEELDHARARGAAILGEVLGYGDSADAYRITDTHPAGEGAVLAMRGALADAGLTPEAVEYVNAHGTSTVQNDVTETRAIQTVLGEHARNVAVSSNKSMLGHTIAAAGAIECILSLEGMRRGVLLPTINYEFPDPKCNLDYVPNTARLRAHRVVLSNSFGFGGQNACLCLGRWDE